CGAGCAGCTGGATTATGTTTTTGGCCATTTTAATCTGATTACTTTAAAGAAAGGACAAAGCCTGATCTTGGAGGGTGACTTTGTAAACCATGAATATTTTGTGCTTGAAGGCTGTTTAAAAGCTTTTTATCTTAATGACAGCATGAAAATGTTTATCCTCCAGTTTGCTATGCCGACCTGGTGGGTTACCGATTTTGATGCACTTTATAACAAAACAAGGGCTACCATCAATGTAGATTGTATCACCAACGCAACGATACTCTCTATTTCCAATGAAGACAGAGAGAAAATCTGCAATGAAATTCACGAGGTTGAACATTTCTTCCGATGGAGAACCAACAAAGGATATGTTGCCGCACAGAAACGTCTGCTTTCTTTTATGAATAATGATGCCAAATTCCGGTATCAGGAGCTTTTATCCATGTATCCTCAATTGTATAATCTGGTTCCCAAGCATCTGATTGCTTCTTATCTTGGGGTAACCAGAGAAACCTTGAGCAGACTGCACCAATAATTAACATCTTTACAATGATTGATCTCCTCCTCTATTTTGTGAGGTACATCACGTAACTTTTTCTTTTGATCGACTGAACTTTGTGTCAATATTTAAACCCCATAAAAATGGACACAAAAAATTTTAAAGTCAATGCCGGAAACAGTACCATCAACTGGACCGGAAGAAAAGTAACCGGAGCTCACAACGGAACGATTGGTGTAAAAGAAGGAAACTTCACATTCGGAGAAGGAAAAACTGTATCTGGCAAGTTTGCCATTGATACCCGCACCATCAGGATTCTTGATATTGAAGATACTGAAACCAATACGCAGTTTGCCAATCACCTGGCTTCTGATGATTTTTTTAATTCTGAAATGTTTCCTGAAGCCTACTTCGAAATCACTCACGCTGAACCTGGTGATGAAAACCTTTATTATGTAAAAGGAGATCTTACCATAAAAGGGATTACCCATCCTATCGACACCAGCCTGCATATTGTAACAACAAACGATACGGCTGTTTTAAAAACCAAAATCATAGTCGACAGAACGAAATTCAATATCAAATTCAGATCCTCCAATTTCTTCACCAATCTTGGAGACACTTTGATCTACAACAATTTTGATTTACATATTCATCTTGTTGCAGAAGCTTATTAATTCTATTCAACTTAAAAAATTACCATTATGCCATTCATAAAAGTAGAGGTGCTTCGCGAAGATCTTACCCGCGAAACCAAACAACAATTAATCAGAAAAATCAGTGAAGCAGTCACTTCGGTTTTGAATAAGGATCCTCATTTAACCCATATCGTGATTAACGAAATTGAAGATGATAACTGGGGATATGCCGGAGAACAGGTTTCAGTGTTAAAAGAACAAGGATTTTCAACAGTAAAAAAATAAGCGTAAAAATGAAAAAGCAAACCATAATTGTAACAGGAGCCTCTTCAGGAATAGGATTAGAAACAGCACGTTATTTTCTGGACAGAGGTGACAATGTAATCATCAATTCGCAAACAGCATCCAAATTAGAGGAAGCCTATCATGAACTGGGAGCCGGAGAAAATCTGGCGATGGTTGCCGGAAATGTATCAGAGAAAGCAACGGGAGAAGCCTTGGTAAAAACAGCCCTTGAAAGATTTGGTTCAATTGATGTTCTTATCAATAATGCCGGAATTTATGAGAACAAGCCCTTTCTGGAAGTCACTGAAGATTATCTGGACCGATTTTTAACAACCAATTTAAAAGGAACGTTCTTCACAACGCAGGCTGTCATTCCTCAGATGATCAGGCAAAAAGACGGAGTGGTTATCAATGTGGGAACGCCATTGGTATCTCATGCAATTGCAGAATCTCCTTCTACAGCGCCTATTTCAAGCAAAGGAGCTATTCATGCTCTTACTTTACAGCTGGCGGCGGAATTTGGGAAAGAGAATATCAGGGTAAATACGGTCGCTCCGGGCTTGATCAGAACACCGATGCATGGTGCAGGTCTTGATAACAATGCAGGAATACATCTGATTAACCGCATTGGTGAGCCTGAAGAAGTCGCTCAGATGCTTCATGCTATCGCCAAAAACAAATTAATTTCCGGTGCCATCATCAATGTTGATGGAGGAATGGGAGCCGGACACCATTTATCATGAAACTATCATTAATTATAGCATGGCTGCTCAGCTTTCCGTTGAGCGGCCATGCACAAAATGTAAAGGATATGAAAACCTACCCAACCCCAGAAACCGAAATAAGAAATGTCATAGAGAATTATTATTTCAAAGGAATTTATGAAGGGAATACTGAACTTCTTAAAAAAGCATTCTATAAAGGCGCTTTGCTTTTCGGAGATGTTGATGGAGTTCCCTATTTCAAAACAGCAGAAAAATATATTGAAGGAGTGGGAAACCGTGTAAGCCCACAGAAATCCGGAAAAGATTTTAAAGCAATAATTCTTTCTATTGAGGTCATTAATTCGATTGCTGTAGCAAAATTACAGGTCAGAATGTATGATTTTAATTATTATAATTTCATAACTTTCAATCATATAGACGGAAAATGGTTCATCGTTAACAAGACATTAACCAATGTACCCCTTTAATTCAAATTTTTAACTAAAAAAGAGTAAAGTCATGTGGAATAAAAATAGAATTACGGAATTATTGGGTATTGAATATCCTATTCTGCAAGGTCCTTTCGGAGGAGGTCTTTCTACCGTTGCGTTGACAACAACGGTGAGTAATCTTGGCGGATTGGGAGGTTTTGGAGCTTACACATTGTCACCACAGGAAATCTATGACATTCACAAAGCCATAGAAGCCAAAACAGATCAACCTTACAACCTTAATCTCTGGGTAAATGATCACGATATTATTGACGAAGAACACACGAAAGAGCAATATCAAAAGGCCGTTGAAACTTTCAAACCTTATTTTGATCTTTTAAATATGGATATTCCTGAAGCACCACCCACTTTTGAATCAAGGTTTCAGAATCAGTTGGAGGTTGTTCTTGATATTAAGCCCAAGGTGTTCAGCTTTATGTTTGGTTTATTGGATGAAAATATCATTGAGGAACTTCATCGTCAGGGAACGGTTGTATTGGGAAATGCAACAACACTGGATGAAGCGATTGCCCTGGAAAAAACGGGTGTGGATGCTATTGTGGCTTCCGGTTTCGAAAGTGGCGGTCACAGACCTTCGTTTCTGGATCAGGCTGAACTTTCTACAACGGGAACTTTCGCTTTGATTCAATTAATTAAGGATAGGGTAAAAATTCCTGTAGTGGCTGCCGGAGGAATCGCCAACGGCCGTGGCATTGCGGGAGCTTTTAAGCTGGGAGCTGATGCTGTACAGATTGGCACCGCTTTTCTGGCAACTGAAGAATCCGGAGCTCTGCCAATTCATAAGCAATTTCTATTTTCAGACGCTGCTAAATCCACCACACTTTCCAGAGCTTATACCGGAAGATTGGGACGTGGAATTACTACAAAAATCACAAGAGATGTATTGACTGCAACGGATAAAACCCTGCCCTTTCCTCTACAAACTCATTTCATGGGAGCATTGAGAAAAGCGGCTTTGGAACAGCAAAAGAATGATCTCGTATTTTTCTGGTCGGGTCAGATTGCTCCGCTTTTAAAACATAAAAAAGCCTCCACTTTAATGCAGTCATTAATCGAAGAGGCTTCTGAATTATTACAATAAATAGAATTTACACCGTCATTCCGATGTCTATTCCTTTAATTTTTCGATACAAATCGGTCGCATAGTTATCCGTCATCCCTGAAACGAAATCAATCACACCCAGCACTTTCTGATAATCGGTGCCGTCATTGTAAATAAATTGCTTTGGAATTAATTTCAAAGCTTTTTCATCATAGGATTTTCTGTGGTCTTCAGGTTTCAGAATGGAAGGAATAAAATGATCCAGCAATTCATACATTACATTATAACCGGCATTTTCAATTTCAACAACCGCTTTATGATTGTAGATTTTTTCTACGGAGAAACTGGCAATATCCTGTAATGCTTTATTTTCTTTTTTGTAGATATCAAGTAAACCATTGCCTAAATTTCCTTCAAGAATTGTCTCAAAGTTATGCTTATACATTTCAATCGACTTATTGATCAAAGCATTGATTACTTTTGCTCTCAAATAGGAAATCTGCTCGTTTTCGTTGGAGATAGAACTTAACTTGGTCTCAATTCTCTGAACATCATCTGTTTCAGATTTTACCAGTTCGAAAAATAAGTTTTTACAGTCTGCTGTGGAAACAATTCCCAGTCTGTGAGCATCTTCCATATCGATGATGTTGTAGCAGATATCATCAGCCGCTTCTACCAGCCAAACAAAAGGATGTCTCTTGAAAATATGCGGTTCTTCGCTTTCAGAAATAAGCTGAGTTCCTTTTGCAATTTCTAGGAATATATCTTTTTCATTCTGGAAAAAACCGAATTTCTTCCTGTGAATGATTCCTTTTTTCTTTGCTACGGCTTCACACGGATATTTCGCGATACTTGCCAGTGTTGAAAAAGTAAGCTGAATACCTCCGGCATCTTTTCCTTGTTGTTGCTGCGCCAACACTCTGATTGCATTGGCATTTCCTTCAAAATTAACCAGATCCGCCCACTCCTTTTCATTGAACTTTGATTTCAGGTCTTTTTCGTTCCTTTCAAAATAGCTTGCAATGGCATCTTCTCCGGAATGTCCGAATGCAGGATTTCCCACATCATGACACAAACATGCGGCTGCAATTACATTTCCTAAGTTATAGAGATAAAAATTCTTTGAATCTTCAGTCAGTTCATTTTTAAAATCATCCGCAATAAATTCACCGATAATACTTCCTAGACTTCTTCCTACAGACGATACTTCTAAAGAATGCGTCAGCCTGTTGTGTACAAAAACACTTCCGGGAAGAGGAAAAACCTGGGTTTTATTCTGCAGTCTTCTGAAGGCAGATGAAAAGATAATTCTGTCAAAATCCCTTTGAAAATCAGTTCGAGAAGCTTTAGTCTGTGGATTGTTTCCTGTACGTTGATTGGTGAAAATCTGGTTTAAATTCATCATTTTTCAAAATTACTCCAAATTTTAATTGTACGGAATAGTATTTAGATTTTTATTAAAGAGATCTGTCATTCAAAAAATCTATGATAACAAACGTTTTTTCGAGATCAGAAAGCTTGAAGAAATATTCTACATTTGATACAACTAATACAGTTGAAGAATCCTAAAATTCTTCTTTCAAATTTTAAATTATAACTATGACAGACAACACATGGCTCAATAGATGGGATGAAAGATACAGCAGCGAAGAGTTTGCTTATGGAACAGAACCCAATAATTATCTGAGAGAGCAGCTAGCCAGATTAACTCCCGGCACAATACTCTTCCCTGCAGAGGGCGAAGGTAGAAATGCTGTTTTTGCAGCAACACAAGGATGGCAGGTTTCTGCATTCGACATCAGTGCAAATGGCAGAAACAAAGCATTACAACTTGCTGAGCAACAAAAAACTACTATTGATTATCAGGTGGGAGAACTTTCCACTTTGAATTATCAAAAAGAACAGTTTGATGCTATTGCCCTTATCTATGCTCACTTTCCGGGAAATATAAAATCTTCCATCCATCAAATGTTGAATCAATATCTGCGAAAAGGCGGTTTTATTATTTTTGAAGCTTTCAGTAAAAGCCATCTTGAATATATTGCAAAGAACGAAAAGGTAGGCGGACCAAAGGATATTGAATCCTTATTTTCTATTGACGAAATCAAAGCTGATTTTCCTGATTATGATATTATTGAATTAGCTGAAACAGAAATAGAACTTAATGAAGGATTATTCCATAATGGAACGGGTTCTGTTATCCGTTTTGTAGGACAAAAACTGGTCTAAGGATATTTTAAACAGGTTTGTTTTGGGATAAAGCTCAGATTTTATTGGGTTATGGAATATTATTTGAATCTTTATCTCAAAACAAACGTATGCCTGAAGGTCCATCCATCATATTAATGAAAGAAAACCTGCAGCCATTTGCAGGTCAGCAAGTGACAGAAGTTTCAGGAAATGCCAAATTCGAGAAAGAAATTTTCATTGGCCAATCCCTTCTGGAAATCCGAACTTTTGGAAAACAAACTTATCTCGTTTTTGAAAAAGCAGCCATCCGGATTCATTTATTAATGTTTGGTTCTTACAGCATTAATGAACAAATCAAACCGGATAAAAGCTTGCGGTTAGCATTATTTTTCTCTACGGGAAGCATCTATTTTTACACCTGTTCTGTAAAGTCTGTAGACCTTGAATTTCTCTCCACAATTGATTGGGAAGCCGATGTAATGAGCGATCAGTGGAATCCTAAGAAAGCTGAAGAGAAATTAAAATCGAATCCGAAAATGATGGTTTGTGATGCACTGATGAATCAGGATATTTTCTCTGGTGTCGGCAATATCATTAAAAACGAAGTGCTTTTCAGAATTGGAGTACAGCCGGAAAGTATGTTGGGAAATCTACCTGCCAAAAAAAGGAAAGAACTTATTACTGAAGCCAGAAATTACAGTTTTGATTTTCTGAAATGGAAAAGAGAATTTGTGTTGAAAAAACACTGGCTTGCTCATACTAAATCTGTGTGTCCCCTATGTGGACAGAAATTGATCAAAAAACAAACCGGTAAAGGAAAAAGAAGGAGTTTCTATTGTGAAAAGGATCAGAAGCTGTATTAGATCAATACTATTTTAAGTTTTGGCTTAAGCCGTTGAAGGGCTTATTTATCTGAACGGGCTAAAGCCCGTTTCTATTGAATAGGTTTTCCCGCAGATTACGCAGATTTCCACAGATGAGAATGCATATTTTTGTTGGTAACAGAGGGTTTCAAGGATCTTATTACTCATTGCTTATTATTCATTATTGATGAAAAGCTAGTCTGAGTTCAAAAGTCCTCCGGCAAATTTTGTGAAAAATTCGGATCTGTATACTTCTCCCAGAGGAATCTCGGAATCTTCGATGTATATATTATGATTATCAAATGAATCAATATAATTCATATTCACAACGTATGATTTGCTGACTCTGATGAAAGTTTCTCCTGAGATTTTCTGATGAATCGTTTTTAAATTCATTGCAGTGATCAGCTTTTGCTGTCGGGTATGAAGAACTACATAATCTTTAAGCCCTTCTATAAATTTAATGTCTGAAAAACTGATTTTATAGAACCTTCGCTCAGCTTTGATGAATAAAAAATCTGCGGTATTGGATTCTACCGTATTTTTCACGGTATCTTTAGACAAAAGTTCGGTATACAGTATGGCTTTATCAATGGCTTTTTCCAGCCTTTGGGGATCAATGGGCTTCAGTAGATAATCAACAGCTTCCAGCTCATAGCTCTTCAATGCATATTGGGAATAGGCAGTGGTAAAAATGATCAGGGATTTCTTGGGAAGCATTTCCGCAAACTCAAGACCCGTTACCATCGGCATTTCTATATCGAGGAAAATAAGATCTACATCATTATCTTTAAGAAATTCAAGGGCAGAAGGTGCATTGGAAAATTCACCAAGGATATCAATACTGGAGATTTCAGCAATCAGCGATCTCATTTCGGATCTTGCCAGCGGTTCATCATCAACTATAATACAGTTCATCACACGGGAATTTTTAAATTTACAATATATTCTTTGTCTCCAGACTCTATCTGCAGGTCAAAAGTATCACTATAGAGAAGTTCCAGTCTTCTGGTAATATTGGCAAGGCCAAGCCCACTGTTTTTCTTATCCGAAACAGCATAGCCCGAACTTCTTGAGTTTACACATCTGAAATAAAGCTGCTTATTCTCGATATTGATTTCTATTTTCACATACGATTCTCCCCCACTGATATCCACACTGTGTTTCACCGCATTTTCCACGAATGTGGTAAATAAATTAGGAGGAATAAAAGTACTGTTGAGAACTCTTTTATCCACATCTGCATGAATATCAAATAAGAAATTGTCACGCCTGATTTTTTCCAGGTTTAAAAAGTTAGACAGAAAATCAATCTCTGAGGTCAGTAACGTTTTCTCTTCACTGTTTTCATAGAGCTGATACCGTAGAAATTCAGAAAGTTTGACAATCACTACCGAAGCTTTTGCAGGATCTGTTCTGATGAGCGCTTTTACATTATTCAGCATGTTAAAAAGAAAATGAGGATTGATCTGGTTTCTCAGTTCATTCAGTTCCATATTCAATGTAAGATTGCTCAGTTCATTAATCCTTTTATTATCACTGATCCATTTCTGTAAAAGTTTTACTGTAGTGGTGGTCATGATAATCGGAATACACATCAGAACGCCTTCATAAATTCCTCCTTTCTCATTTTCCCTAAGAATATTTTTAATTCTGAATTCCTCGAAGAAAAGTTTAAAACCATATCCTATAAAGTTGAGTCCCAGTACTCCCATCAAAACAAGCAGAACAAGATAAGTGACATATTTTGTTTTAAAGAAAAACCGGGGAACCAATACATATATATTAATGTAAACCATGGTGATCAGAACGGTATACACAAAGAATAAAACATAATACTGATAGATCCCTGAGTACCAGTGCCAAAATCTTGCACTGTAGATCAAAAGGAAAAAGAAGATCAGAAACAGCAGATGTCTTCGAAATCGGTACTTCCCTTCCACCAGAAAATCCATGACAAAGGTTTCTTCAAATTTCCACGGGCTGTATTTCATGCGATAGGCTCATTTTATGAGTAACAAAAATAGACAATAACGGAAATTATTACTACTTTATTATACAAAACCTGTATTTTATTATACCAACTTTTGCTTTCCCGGATTTTGTATAAAATACCTGCCATTTCGTATAAAAACACAATCACGCTGTGCTTTTCTCTATTCCTTTGTAGCGTAAAATGACACTTATGGAATTAACAGCTTTTCACGAACTGACTCAGGAAATATCACTAGAATGCTTTTTTATGACAGAATCTCAACAGGAAGAAAAAGTAATACAGCTCATTGATTTACATCATTTTGTAGAATGTTTTGACCCCAAAATGAATATTCTAAGCTACCTCCATCATCCTATTAATATTGTGGAACACCAGGGAGATAAAAAAGGAATTTTATTCTGTGATCTTAAGCATTCTGCCGTTCCTGACAGCAATGCTTCTGAAGAGTTTAGAAGAAGATACGGACTCTCAGAACTCTGGTTTGTTTTTGTGGAGGAAACATTTGTTCCGGATACTTCCGGATATGCCGATGCGATTATTGAAAACAGTCTGGATATTTTCTATGACAGGATTTTTACATTCAATTTTTTCCAATCTATAATCCAACCCTTAAAATAAACTCACCATGAAAACATTGAGAAGAATGCTGGTTCCTCTTGCCATACTTCCTTTAAAAAACAGCATTTACGCCCAGAAAAAGGATAGTATTCCATTGAAAGTCCGTGCTTTTTTTGCTGATAAAATTCCACAGGCCAGAAATTTTAACCTTGAATATACTTTTGTGACACCCTCCTCTTTCTCTTCACAGCTTCAGGGAAAAGATCTGCCGGACAACAAAATGAAAAGTTTTCAACAGGTGAAGGCAGATGCCAATATTTACTTCATCAAAAACAGAAGCTGGCTTTTAAGCACTGCCCTGAGCTATCGTTTTACCTCGATAAGCAACGAAAGTCCAGTAATCCCCGGAATTGAAGGGGAAAAAAACTTTCACTATCATTCGGAAGCGATTAATCTTAGTTATTTCTCAAGGTTATTAAAAAAAACGGCGATCTATTCCGCCAGTATTTCTACAGATGGAAGTGATCAACATTTTGAACGTATCAGAGGATTGGTTACCGCTTCATTAATTTTAAAAGCAACTCCTAAAACCAAAATGTCTCTCGGACTGGCTGGTATTATTGATCCCAGCACTCAAATTCCCATTCTGCCTATTTTCACTTTAGAAAACAGATTTAATAACGGATGGGTACTGGATGTCCTGCTCCCGAAAAAAGTATTGGTAAGAAAAGATATTTCTTCAAGCGGAAGGCTTTCTCTGGGAACAGAGATGGATAATACCTCTTTTTATACCTACCGCAATAATAACACGTATGAATTCCGGCAGGCTGCCCTCAATTCAGGAGTTATTTATGAACACAATCTTGGAGGAAATTTTATAGGAACATTTAAAACCGGGCTTCGAGCGAATATCAATTCCAGGGCATTTAATAAGCAGGATTCCTTTAATGATTATATATGGAAAGGAACTTATAAGCCTTCCTTCTATTTCAATGCCGGAATTTCATATAATCCTTTTGAAAGACGAAAAGTAAAATAATATCCAACTGCAATTGAATTTTACAAGTTCCGAACTTATCATTAATGTTTCTAAACCCGGATATTAAAAAAAAATTAAAATTTCTTCTCTTCCGCATTTAACCATTCCTGGAAAATAGAATCAAAACTTCATAAAAACACAAATTGGAAGCCTCTCTTTCGTGAAAAATCTTATTACCTCGCATGCAAACGGTTTATGAAAATAATTTCGGGATTTTATATAAGAATAGACTTTAAAAAATAGAAAATGGCAGTACCCAAACAAATATTTCAAACTTTTAAAACTAAAAAACTTCCTTTGATTACACGATATCACATCTGGAATATGAAAAGGAAAAATCCGGAATACAGCTATTTCTTTTATGATGACCATGACATAGAGCAATTTCTCACAGAAGAATTTCCTCCTGCATATATTGAAAGCTATCGAAAACTGAGAATTGGAGCTTCAAAAGCCGATTTCTTCAGATACGCTGTTTTATATAAAAAAGGCGGAATATACCTGGATATAGACAGCAGCATTATAAAACCGTTTAAAAAACTTATTCAGGAAGATGATGAAGCTGTGATCAGTGCAGAAAGACACGAAAATCTGTATGTTCAATGGGCACTTATTTTCAATAAAAATCATCCTTTTCTAAAGAAAACATTAGAACTGATGATTGATAATATAAACCATCACCGCTATCCGCATGATATCCATGCGACTACAGGCCCTACTGTATTCAGTAAAGGAATCAGGAAATCATTAGAGGAAAATCCGGCAATTCCCTTTAGATTATTTCACGGCATTGAGTTCCGTGGATATTTAAGGTTTAAATATAAACTGGGAAAATTCTTTTTATACAAATCAAGATCCCAACATTGGAAACAGATGGAAAAGCGTCAGGAAATTATTTT
This region of Chryseobacterium culicis genomic DNA includes:
- a CDS encoding Crp/Fnr family transcriptional regulator, with amino-acid sequence MVNSKEILKDHISKFTTLTDEQLDYVFGHFNLITLKKGQSLILEGDFVNHEYFVLEGCLKAFYLNDSMKMFILQFAMPTWWVTDFDALYNKTRATINVDCITNATILSISNEDREKICNEIHEVEHFFRWRTNKGYVAAQKRLLSFMNNDAKFRYQELLSMYPQLYNLVPKHLIASYLGVTRETLSRLHQ
- a CDS encoding YceI family protein, whose protein sequence is MDTKNFKVNAGNSTINWTGRKVTGAHNGTIGVKEGNFTFGEGKTVSGKFAIDTRTIRILDIEDTETNTQFANHLASDDFFNSEMFPEAYFEITHAEPGDENLYYVKGDLTIKGITHPIDTSLHIVTTNDTAVLKTKIIVDRTKFNIKFRSSNFFTNLGDTLIYNNFDLHIHLVAEAY
- a CDS encoding tautomerase family protein encodes the protein MPFIKVEVLREDLTRETKQQLIRKISEAVTSVLNKDPHLTHIVINEIEDDNWGYAGEQVSVLKEQGFSTVKK
- a CDS encoding SDR family NAD(P)-dependent oxidoreductase — protein: MKKQTIIVTGASSGIGLETARYFLDRGDNVIINSQTASKLEEAYHELGAGENLAMVAGNVSEKATGEALVKTALERFGSIDVLINNAGIYENKPFLEVTEDYLDRFLTTNLKGTFFTTQAVIPQMIRQKDGVVINVGTPLVSHAIAESPSTAPISSKGAIHALTLQLAAEFGKENIRVNTVAPGLIRTPMHGAGLDNNAGIHLINRIGEPEEVAQMLHAIAKNKLISGAIINVDGGMGAGHHLS
- a CDS encoding nuclear transport factor 2 family protein; protein product: MKLSLIIAWLLSFPLSGHAQNVKDMKTYPTPETEIRNVIENYYFKGIYEGNTELLKKAFYKGALLFGDVDGVPYFKTAEKYIEGVGNRVSPQKSGKDFKAIILSIEVINSIAVAKLQVRMYDFNYYNFITFNHIDGKWFIVNKTLTNVPL
- a CDS encoding NAD(P)H-dependent flavin oxidoreductase; amino-acid sequence: MWNKNRITELLGIEYPILQGPFGGGLSTVALTTTVSNLGGLGGFGAYTLSPQEIYDIHKAIEAKTDQPYNLNLWVNDHDIIDEEHTKEQYQKAVETFKPYFDLLNMDIPEAPPTFESRFQNQLEVVLDIKPKVFSFMFGLLDENIIEELHRQGTVVLGNATTLDEAIALEKTGVDAIVASGFESGGHRPSFLDQAELSTTGTFALIQLIKDRVKIPVVAAGGIANGRGIAGAFKLGADAVQIGTAFLATEESGALPIHKQFLFSDAAKSTTLSRAYTGRLGRGITTKITRDVLTATDKTLPFPLQTHFMGALRKAALEQQKNDLVFFWSGQIAPLLKHKKASTLMQSLIEEASELLQ
- a CDS encoding deoxyguanosinetriphosphate triphosphohydrolase, which gives rise to MNLNQIFTNQRTGNNPQTKASRTDFQRDFDRIIFSSAFRRLQNKTQVFPLPGSVFVHNRLTHSLEVSSVGRSLGSIIGEFIADDFKNELTEDSKNFYLYNLGNVIAAACLCHDVGNPAFGHSGEDAIASYFERNEKDLKSKFNEKEWADLVNFEGNANAIRVLAQQQQGKDAGGIQLTFSTLASIAKYPCEAVAKKKGIIHRKKFGFFQNEKDIFLEIAKGTQLISESEEPHIFKRHPFVWLVEAADDICYNIIDMEDAHRLGIVSTADCKNLFFELVKSETDDVQRIETKLSSISNENEQISYLRAKVINALINKSIEMYKHNFETILEGNLGNGLLDIYKKENKALQDIASFSVEKIYNHKAVVEIENAGYNVMYELLDHFIPSILKPEDHRKSYDEKALKLIPKQFIYNDGTDYQKVLGVIDFVSGMTDNYATDLYRKIKGIDIGMTV
- a CDS encoding class I SAM-dependent methyltransferase, which translates into the protein MTDNTWLNRWDERYSSEEFAYGTEPNNYLREQLARLTPGTILFPAEGEGRNAVFAATQGWQVSAFDISANGRNKALQLAEQQKTTIDYQVGELSTLNYQKEQFDAIALIYAHFPGNIKSSIHQMLNQYLRKGGFIIFEAFSKSHLEYIAKNEKVGGPKDIESLFSIDEIKADFPDYDIIELAETEIELNEGLFHNGTGSVIRFVGQKLV
- a CDS encoding DNA-formamidopyrimidine glycosylase family protein; amino-acid sequence: MPEGPSIILMKENLQPFAGQQVTEVSGNAKFEKEIFIGQSLLEIRTFGKQTYLVFEKAAIRIHLLMFGSYSINEQIKPDKSLRLALFFSTGSIYFYTCSVKSVDLEFLSTIDWEADVMSDQWNPKKAEEKLKSNPKMMVCDALMNQDIFSGVGNIIKNEVLFRIGVQPESMLGNLPAKKRKELITEARNYSFDFLKWKREFVLKKHWLAHTKSVCPLCGQKLIKKQTGKGKRRSFYCEKDQKLY
- a CDS encoding LytR/AlgR family response regulator transcription factor, translated to MNCIIVDDEPLARSEMRSLIAEISSIDILGEFSNAPSALEFLKDNDVDLIFLDIEMPMVTGLEFAEMLPKKSLIIFTTAYSQYALKSYELEAVDYLLKPIDPQRLEKAIDKAILYTELLSKDTVKNTVESNTADFLFIKAERRFYKISFSDIKFIEGLKDYVVLHTRQQKLITAMNLKTIHQKISGETFIRVSKSYVVNMNYIDSFDNHNIYIEDSEIPLGEVYRSEFFTKFAGGLLNSD
- a CDS encoding sensor histidine kinase, with product MKYSPWKFEETFVMDFLVEGKYRFRRHLLFLIFFFLLIYSARFWHWYSGIYQYYVLFFVYTVLITMVYINIYVLVPRFFFKTKYVTYLVLLVLMGVLGLNFIGYGFKLFFEEFRIKNILRENEKGGIYEGVLMCIPIIMTTTTVKLLQKWISDNKRINELSNLTLNMELNELRNQINPHFLFNMLNNVKALIRTDPAKASVVIVKLSEFLRYQLYENSEEKTLLTSEIDFLSNFLNLEKIRRDNFLFDIHADVDKRVLNSTFIPPNLFTTFVENAVKHSVDISGGESYVKIEINIENKQLYFRCVNSRSSGYAVSDKKNSGLGLANITRRLELLYSDTFDLQIESGDKEYIVNLKIPV
- a CDS encoding DUF6268 family outer membrane beta-barrel protein, whose protein sequence is MKTLRRMLVPLAILPLKNSIYAQKKDSIPLKVRAFFADKIPQARNFNLEYTFVTPSSFSSQLQGKDLPDNKMKSFQQVKADANIYFIKNRSWLLSTALSYRFTSISNESPVIPGIEGEKNFHYHSEAINLSYFSRLLKKTAIYSASISTDGSDQHFERIRGLVTASLILKATPKTKMSLGLAGIIDPSTQIPILPIFTLENRFNNGWVLDVLLPKKVLVRKDISSSGRLSLGTEMDNTSFYTYRNNNTYEFRQAALNSGVIYEHNLGGNFIGTFKTGLRANINSRAFNKQDSFNDYIWKGTYKPSFYFNAGISYNPFERRKVK
- a CDS encoding glycosyltransferase family 32 protein, with translation MAVPKQIFQTFKTKKLPLITRYHIWNMKRKNPEYSYFFYDDHDIEQFLTEEFPPAYIESYRKLRIGASKADFFRYAVLYKKGGIYLDIDSSIIKPFKKLIQEDDEAVISAERHENLYVQWALIFNKNHPFLKKTLELMIDNINHHRYPHDIHATTGPTVFSKGIRKSLEENPAIPFRLFHGIEFRGYLRFKYKLGKFFLYKSRSQHWKQMEKRQEIIF